A window of the Bacillus andreraoultii genome harbors these coding sequences:
- a CDS encoding amidase, with amino-acid sequence MDKQTYMSLDGIGLAQLVKEKEVSPTELVETAFERLEEVNPTLNAVIQTRKEKVLQETKDLRIDEQAFAGVPIVLKDISQAVKGERLTSGSKLFLNHIAKQDSNLVAKLRKAGFLFLGHTNTPEFGLKNITEPEVHGATRNPWNTEYSPGGSSGGSAASIASGIVPIAGASDGGGSIRIPASFTGLFGLKPTRGRTPVGPGVGRQWQGASIDFALTRSVRDSAALLDLLQTVQQEAAYQTPLYNGSYFELVKKPKKQKFRIAFTTESPVGTPVSEEARQAVFKTVKWLEEQGHEVEEKANDVDGIRLMENYYIMNCGEISGMVDSMEEALGRPITVNDMEIVAWVLTVAGKSVTASDYTRSLEEWDIAAAQMANFHQTYDLYVTPATANEAPKVGELTHTEQEIAELLKVHDLSKNEQQKLVYDMFEASLTYTPFTQLANLTGQPAMSVPVHLTKAGLPLGVQVMAPKGKEDWLLQLAAEIEQSDLWIGMKGNPMFS; translated from the coding sequence TTGGACAAGCAAACATATATGTCTTTAGACGGAATTGGTTTAGCACAATTAGTAAAGGAAAAAGAAGTATCTCCTACTGAATTAGTCGAGACAGCATTTGAAAGATTAGAAGAAGTAAATCCGACACTAAATGCAGTGATTCAAACACGGAAGGAAAAAGTTCTTCAAGAGACAAAAGATCTTCGCATCGATGAACAAGCATTTGCTGGGGTCCCCATCGTACTAAAAGATATTTCCCAAGCAGTTAAAGGAGAACGACTAACATCTGGATCTAAATTGTTCCTTAATCATATTGCTAAGCAAGATTCCAATCTTGTCGCAAAGCTTCGGAAGGCGGGATTTTTATTTCTTGGTCATACGAACACACCGGAATTTGGTTTAAAAAATATTACCGAACCCGAAGTTCACGGTGCAACACGAAATCCATGGAATACTGAATACTCCCCTGGTGGTTCCAGTGGTGGTTCCGCAGCCAGTATCGCATCTGGTATTGTCCCTATTGCTGGAGCGAGTGATGGAGGCGGATCTATTCGTATCCCTGCATCATTTACGGGATTATTTGGACTAAAACCGACTCGTGGAAGAACTCCGGTTGGACCAGGTGTCGGGCGCCAATGGCAAGGTGCGTCGATTGATTTTGCTTTAACAAGGTCCGTTCGCGATAGTGCAGCCCTTTTAGACCTATTACAAACTGTACAACAAGAAGCAGCCTATCAAACACCACTATATAATGGTAGCTATTTCGAACTCGTTAAAAAACCGAAAAAGCAAAAATTCCGTATCGCATTCACAACGGAATCTCCTGTTGGTACGCCTGTTAGTGAAGAGGCACGTCAAGCTGTTTTCAAAACTGTGAAATGGTTAGAAGAACAAGGTCATGAAGTAGAAGAAAAGGCAAACGATGTCGACGGTATTCGCTTAATGGAAAACTACTATATTATGAATTGTGGCGAAATAAGCGGTATGGTGGACTCAATGGAAGAAGCACTCGGTAGACCAATTACCGTAAATGATATGGAAATTGTCGCTTGGGTACTAACTGTTGCTGGAAAATCAGTAACTGCTTCAGATTATACAAGAAGTCTTGAAGAATGGGATATAGCCGCAGCACAAATGGCGAACTTTCATCAGACTTACGATCTTTACGTAACACCAGCAACAGCGAATGAAGCTCCTAAAGTAGGTGAATTAACGCATACAGAACAAGAAATTGCCGAATTACTGAAAGTACATGACCTAAGCAAAAACGAACAACAAAAACTTGTTTACGATATGTTTGAAGCCAGTCTCACTTACACTCCATTTACACAACTGGCAAATTTAACAGGTCAACCAGCAATGAGTGTCCCAGTTCACCTCACGAAGGCTGGACTTCCACTCGGCGTTCAAGTCATGGCACCAAAAGGAAAAGAAGACTGGTTATTACAACTAGCGGCGGAAATAGAACAGTCAGACCTTTGGATTGGCATGAAAGGAAATCCGATGTTTTCTTAA
- a CDS encoding nucleoside 2-deoxyribosyltransferase, which yields MNKQPIQLNHFRQMLSEFMEKHRIAEIVNDFNFNHEVKVYLGSGQMFNDFGRLGLELLADLCESVHLDYYLPQHNNEINKKDADHVITNAMIAEGDNEQLEQCQFMFSHFTIPEDSGLSAECGRFAYMRKANPEKYWASVAILDDIRTLTIPNPEQKGIENQTIYMNSYTAGLPDYVGETWYDCFAFMYKTYQSNK from the coding sequence ATGAATAAACAACCAATACAATTAAACCATTTTAGGCAGATGCTTTCCGAGTTTATGGAAAAACATCGAATCGCTGAAATTGTAAATGATTTTAATTTTAATCATGAAGTAAAAGTCTATCTAGGTAGTGGGCAAATGTTTAATGATTTTGGGAGACTTGGATTAGAACTATTGGCTGATCTATGTGAATCGGTTCATTTAGATTATTACCTACCACAACATAATAATGAAATCAATAAAAAAGACGCTGACCACGTCATAACAAATGCAATGATTGCAGAAGGGGATAATGAACAACTCGAACAATGTCAGTTTATGTTCAGCCATTTTACGATACCGGAAGATAGTGGATTAAGTGCAGAATGTGGACGCTTTGCTTATATGCGCAAAGCGAATCCTGAAAAATATTGGGCGAGTGTTGCCATATTAGATGATATTCGTACATTAACAATTCCAAACCCCGAACAAAAGGGAATTGAAAATCAAACCATTTATATGAATTCCTATACAGCTGGATTACCTGATTATGTTGGTGAAACATGGTATGACTGTTTTGCGTTTATGTATAAAACGTATCAGAGTAATAAGTGA
- a CDS encoding acetyl-CoA C-acetyltransferase, translating to MEEVVIISAARTPIGKFGGSLKNISAVQLGVIATKEAIKRANISAQEIDQVIFGNVLQAGLGQNPARQISIHAGIPYEAPAMTINEVCGSGLKSIILGAQAIQLGEADVVVAGGTENMSQAPFLLPNVRWGQKMGNGELVDSMVYDGLTDAFEQSHMGVTAEKIAEKFGISRMEQDQFALESQRRASQAQRNGKFKDEIVPVTVKKGKEISEFTADESIRHTTSLESLQKLRPAFVEDGTVTAGNSSTLNDGAACVVLMRKSMADERKIPYLGVMKGYAEVGTSPEMMGYAPYYSMKRLLEKTKLNISEVNLFELNEAFASQSIAVTRDLQLHMDKVNVNGGAIALGHPIGASGARILVTLLYELQRQNANKGVASLCVGGGIGVSMLIEK from the coding sequence ATGGAAGAAGTTGTCATTATTAGTGCTGCCCGCACACCAATTGGGAAGTTCGGCGGCAGTTTAAAAAATATATCAGCAGTTCAATTAGGAGTTATTGCTACAAAAGAGGCAATAAAAAGAGCAAATATTTCTGCACAAGAAATTGATCAAGTTATTTTTGGAAATGTGCTTCAAGCAGGACTAGGCCAAAATCCGGCACGCCAAATTTCAATTCATGCCGGAATTCCTTATGAAGCGCCAGCAATGACGATTAATGAAGTTTGTGGTTCTGGGTTGAAATCGATCATTTTAGGTGCCCAAGCGATCCAATTAGGTGAGGCCGATGTTGTTGTTGCAGGAGGGACAGAAAATATGTCACAAGCACCGTTTCTTCTACCTAATGTGCGTTGGGGACAAAAAATGGGCAATGGCGAGCTGGTGGATAGTATGGTTTATGATGGTTTAACAGATGCTTTTGAACAAAGCCATATGGGAGTAACCGCTGAAAAAATAGCTGAGAAGTTTGGAATTAGTCGTATGGAACAGGATCAGTTTGCATTGGAATCGCAAAGGAGGGCAAGCCAAGCACAGAGGAATGGGAAATTTAAAGATGAAATTGTTCCTGTAACAGTTAAAAAAGGAAAAGAGATCAGTGAATTTACTGCTGATGAATCAATTCGTCATACGACAAGTTTAGAAAGTTTACAAAAATTGAGGCCAGCCTTTGTGGAAGATGGAACAGTAACAGCAGGTAACTCTTCTACGCTGAATGATGGGGCAGCTTGTGTCGTGTTAATGAGAAAATCGATGGCAGATGAACGAAAGATTCCTTATTTAGGGGTAATGAAAGGATATGCGGAAGTTGGGACAAGCCCGGAAATGATGGGGTATGCACCGTATTATTCGATGAAAAGATTATTAGAGAAAACGAAATTAAACATATCGGAAGTGAACCTCTTCGAATTAAATGAAGCTTTTGCCTCGCAAAGTATTGCGGTGACCCGTGATTTACAACTTCATATGGATAAAGTAAATGTTAATGGTGGTGCTATTGCTTTAGGTCACCCAATTGGAGCGAGTGGAGCAAGAATTTTAGTGACGCTTTTATATGAATTACAAAGACAAAATGCCAACAAAGGAGTTGCATCTTTATGTGTTGGTGGGGGCATTGGTGTTTCTATGTTAATCGAGAAATGA
- the qoxA gene encoding cytochrome aa3 quinol oxidase subunit II, whose protein sequence is MKKSVAHLFVYAFITFILTGCKKVAVLDPKGPQAKLQADVIWLSIGVMSIVVIAVTAIYIYVLVNYRDSKLPKDYEPPYIEGNHLVQGIIVAIPVLIVIFFSIVSIISNNKVEATPEGYKGQKPLIIYASSSDWKWHFSYPEYDIETVNYLYIPTGRPLEFKLYSFGPITSFWIPQLGGQKYAMSDMVTTLHLAADEAGEMMGRNANFNGKGFAENTFNVRAMSPKKFDEWIRDVRETAEPITEEKFNELLKPGHLGQLTFTGTHLTFSPPPEGHGHGEKREEEGHGHDDGKQGEGQNHEKNH, encoded by the coding sequence ATGAAAAAAAGCGTAGCACATCTTTTTGTTTATGCTTTTATTACATTCATTCTCACAGGTTGTAAAAAGGTTGCTGTTCTTGATCCAAAAGGGCCTCAGGCAAAGTTGCAGGCAGATGTTATTTGGTTATCCATTGGGGTGATGTCGATTGTTGTTATTGCGGTGACAGCCATCTATATTTATGTGTTAGTCAACTATCGTGATTCGAAATTACCAAAAGATTACGAGCCTCCATATATTGAAGGAAATCATCTTGTTCAAGGGATTATAGTTGCAATACCGGTGCTCATTGTTATTTTCTTTTCAATTGTTTCGATTATTTCTAACAATAAAGTTGAAGCGACTCCAGAAGGGTATAAAGGTCAGAAGCCATTAATTATTTACGCTTCATCATCTGATTGGAAGTGGCATTTTAGTTATCCGGAATATGACATTGAAACAGTGAATTATCTATATATTCCAACCGGTCGTCCATTGGAATTTAAATTGTATTCATTCGGGCCGATTACAAGCTTTTGGATTCCACAATTAGGTGGACAAAAGTATGCGATGAGTGATATGGTGACAACTTTACATTTAGCTGCAGATGAAGCGGGAGAAATGATGGGAAGAAATGCAAACTTTAATGGGAAAGGATTTGCTGAAAATACGTTCAATGTACGTGCAATGTCACCAAAGAAATTTGATGAATGGATTCGTGATGTGAGAGAGACGGCAGAACCAATAACAGAGGAGAAATTTAATGAACTATTAAAACCAGGCCATTTAGGTCAGTTGACGTTTACGGGGACACATTTAACCTTCTCACCACCACCTGAGGGCCACGGGCACGGCGAGAAGAGAGAAGAGGAAGGCCACGGGCATGATGATGGGAAACAAGGTGAAGGTCAAAATCATGAAAAAAATCATTGA
- a CDS encoding hydroxymethylglutaryl-CoA synthase, with protein MKIGIDKINFFIPHLYVDMNKLALARNVEPAKFTIGIGQEKMAVAPITQDTVTLAANAAVEILTDEDKEKIDTVIFATESGIDHSKAAAIYVHRLLGLKHHARAFEIKEACYGATAAIQLAKGHIALHPDSKVLVLGSDISRYGLHSSGEVTQGAGAVAILISANPKIMTIEEPSVFHTEDIMDFWRPIYSDVAYVDGKFSNEKYISFFQTVWGQFKAETDMTLADFEAICFHMPYTKMGLKALKSVLDEGYNSDQERLLANYDVSKQYSKVVGNIYTGSLYLSLLSLLELNTDLDAGDRIGLYSYGSGAVGEFFSGIIQPGYRDFLQAEKHEKLLKERKELSIEEYEKIFQETLPTDGSALTLSIDEDPADICLAGIDRHMRQYINKNL; from the coding sequence TTGAAAATTGGAATAGACAAAATTAATTTTTTTATACCTCATTTATATGTAGATATGAATAAACTAGCACTTGCTAGAAATGTTGAACCAGCGAAGTTCACAATCGGTATTGGGCAAGAGAAAATGGCAGTTGCTCCAATAACACAAGATACCGTAACATTAGCTGCCAATGCCGCTGTTGAAATTTTAACAGATGAAGATAAAGAAAAAATTGATACGGTTATTTTTGCTACAGAATCAGGAATTGACCATTCTAAAGCCGCAGCGATTTATGTGCATCGCCTACTCGGGCTTAAACATCATGCACGTGCATTTGAAATAAAAGAAGCTTGTTATGGAGCTACAGCAGCTATTCAACTAGCAAAAGGACACATCGCATTACATCCAGACAGTAAAGTACTTGTCTTAGGATCTGACATTTCCCGGTATGGTTTACATTCATCAGGTGAAGTTACACAAGGAGCCGGAGCTGTAGCGATCCTTATTAGCGCCAACCCAAAAATTATGACGATTGAAGAACCAAGTGTGTTTCATACAGAAGATATTATGGATTTTTGGCGTCCAATCTACTCGGATGTCGCCTATGTAGATGGAAAGTTCTCTAACGAAAAATATATCTCCTTTTTCCAAACTGTATGGGGACAATTTAAAGCTGAAACAGACATGACTTTAGCTGATTTTGAAGCCATTTGTTTCCATATGCCTTATACAAAAATGGGACTAAAAGCGTTAAAATCAGTATTAGACGAAGGATATAACTCAGATCAAGAAAGACTTTTAGCTAATTATGATGTAAGTAAACAATATAGTAAAGTAGTAGGCAATATTTATACAGGCTCACTATACTTAAGTCTTCTCTCATTACTAGAGTTAAATACCGATTTAGATGCAGGAGACCGAATTGGATTATACAGCTATGGTTCTGGTGCTGTTGGCGAATTTTTCAGTGGCATTATCCAACCAGGTTATCGTGACTTTTTACAAGCTGAAAAGCACGAAAAACTCCTAAAAGAACGGAAAGAGTTAAGTATTGAAGAATATGAAAAAATCTTCCAAGAAACATTGCCAACTGACGGTTCTGCGTTAACTTTATCGATTGACGAGGACCCCGCAGATATTTGTTTAGCAGGAATTGATCGTCATATGCGCCAATATATAAATAAAAACTTGTAA
- a CDS encoding amidase, producing MKDYEKYDGIGLHELIVKREVHPKELVESAIVKIEEHNPKLNAVINKMYEKAEQMVESLDKNSPLAGVPVLLKDVTQEIEGEKLTQGSQFLQNYRAKHDSEYVSRLRKTGVIFLGQTNVPEFALMGITEPKAYGPTRNPWNTNHTPGGSSGGSGAAVASGMVPIAGANDGGGSIRIPAAYCGLFGLKPTRGRTPVGPEHGRLWQGASSEHVLTKTVRDSALLLDFLQGPEKGAAFSIPSNENSYVAILNQPLPKKLRIAFSVKSPLGTDVHPACIKAVERTAEFLADQGFIVEEKDAPVDGKKLANSYLTMYFGEVAAALKKAEEWTGRKTSIKDVEPTTWVLGMLGKVTSAEEFVLSLQEWDLAAYRMEEFHETYDFYLTPTTAFPPAKIGELAPKGAEQLLIRMAGQLNLGKTLKKAGIVDQIAEKSLMRTPFTQLANLTGQPAMSVPLHLTADGLPIGAQFMAARGKEDLLFQLARLLEQSPLWVDMKENPYFSSKL from the coding sequence ATTAAAGACTATGAAAAATATGATGGCATAGGTTTACATGAGCTAATCGTAAAAAGAGAGGTTCACCCAAAAGAACTTGTTGAGTCTGCAATAGTAAAAATAGAAGAACATAATCCGAAGCTTAACGCTGTCATAAATAAAATGTATGAAAAAGCGGAACAAATGGTTGAGAGTCTTGATAAAAACTCACCCCTTGCTGGTGTACCCGTTCTACTAAAAGACGTTACCCAAGAAATCGAAGGAGAGAAATTAACTCAAGGCTCACAGTTCCTACAAAATTACCGGGCAAAGCATGATTCTGAATACGTTTCACGCTTACGAAAGACAGGAGTCATTTTTCTCGGTCAAACAAACGTACCTGAGTTTGCTCTTATGGGAATTACAGAACCGAAAGCTTACGGTCCGACACGAAATCCTTGGAATACAAATCATACGCCAGGAGGGTCTAGTGGTGGGTCTGGTGCAGCGGTTGCCTCAGGAATGGTACCGATTGCAGGAGCGAATGATGGTGGTGGATCTATTCGAATTCCTGCTGCCTACTGCGGTTTATTTGGATTAAAACCAACAAGAGGAAGAACACCAGTAGGACCAGAACATGGTAGATTATGGCAAGGGGCATCAAGTGAACATGTTTTAACAAAAACCGTTCGAGATAGTGCCCTCCTACTTGATTTTCTACAAGGACCAGAAAAAGGAGCAGCTTTTTCCATACCGAGTAATGAAAATTCATATGTAGCGATATTAAATCAGCCACTACCGAAAAAATTGCGAATTGCCTTTTCAGTAAAATCACCACTTGGGACAGATGTTCATCCAGCGTGTATAAAAGCAGTAGAAAGAACAGCAGAATTTTTAGCGGACCAAGGTTTTATCGTTGAAGAAAAAGACGCTCCTGTCGATGGTAAAAAATTGGCCAATAGCTATTTGACAATGTACTTTGGTGAAGTAGCAGCAGCTCTCAAAAAGGCAGAAGAATGGACGGGTAGAAAAACGAGTATAAAAGATGTGGAACCGACAACTTGGGTACTCGGTATGCTTGGTAAAGTAACAAGTGCAGAGGAGTTTGTTCTAAGCTTACAAGAATGGGATCTAGCTGCTTATCGAATGGAAGAATTTCATGAAACGTATGATTTTTATTTAACACCGACAACCGCCTTTCCTCCAGCAAAAATTGGCGAACTCGCACCAAAGGGAGCCGAACAATTGCTTATTCGAATGGCAGGTCAATTAAACTTAGGAAAAACATTGAAAAAAGCCGGCATTGTCGACCAAATCGCAGAAAAAAGTCTCATGCGAACACCATTTACCCAACTCGCAAACTTAACAGGACAACCCGCCATGTCCGTCCCGCTCCATCTAACAGCGGATGGGCTTCCGATTGGTGCTCAATTTATGGCTGCAAGAGGAAAAGAAGATTTACTATTTCAACTCGCTCGGTTACTTGAACAATCCCCATTATGGGTTGATATGAAGGAAAATCCGTACTTTTCTAGCAAGCTATGA
- a CDS encoding MFS transporter, with translation MMEILTYKAFMRFYSGFIISEIGTKMFYLSIFWFVQEKTQESSYTAWLGLAITIPQLFMFIFGVFADRYNRRKVMIITDICSVLILLIITTYTYLIEFSILFIAIMFSLLNICNNIFFPTSRAFMPSTLPEDKLVLGNSLFATGTQISTIIASTLGAFLLSKVNIYLFFIFNSITFLLSAFNLFLLRFVLPKESENGTVHQKIQNKEKKLFAVKQFINDIVEGFHTIKGSKILLFMIPGVFLTNIFFVTFVFLTPGWSQEILHSGSKGYSLLELGLGIGTFIGAFASGWLSKFLNIKRGEILAFLFQSTIVFFPIFPILSVNIFILFLYGIGSGLANAYTMTLIQHIIPDHQRGRAFGTLMSIMGGVVPVGTFICGLLVKYIGLTGVFWMSGIVCSIGALILALTFKFIPIKEQDNKNLLTQVE, from the coding sequence ATGATGGAAATTTTAACATATAAAGCCTTTATGCGATTTTATTCAGGTTTTATTATTTCTGAAATAGGTACGAAAATGTTCTATTTATCGATATTTTGGTTTGTTCAAGAAAAAACCCAAGAATCATCTTATACAGCTTGGCTTGGATTAGCGATTACAATTCCGCAATTATTTATGTTTATATTTGGAGTGTTTGCTGATCGATACAATAGAAGAAAAGTTATGATTATAACTGATATTTGTTCGGTCTTAATTCTATTAATCATTACAACTTACACATATCTTATAGAATTTTCTATTTTGTTTATAGCTATAATGTTCTCCCTTTTGAATATTTGTAATAACATATTCTTTCCAACTTCAAGAGCTTTTATGCCATCGACTTTACCTGAAGATAAATTGGTCCTAGGTAATAGTTTATTTGCTACCGGAACCCAAATTTCTACTATTATAGCAAGTACATTAGGTGCCTTTTTATTAAGTAAAGTAAATATTTATCTTTTCTTTATTTTTAACTCAATTACTTTTTTGCTTTCTGCTTTTAATTTATTCCTATTACGCTTCGTTTTGCCAAAGGAATCTGAAAATGGGACAGTTCATCAAAAAATCCAAAATAAAGAAAAGAAATTATTTGCTGTTAAACAGTTCATTAATGATATCGTGGAGGGTTTTCATACAATCAAAGGTTCTAAAATTCTATTATTTATGATACCGGGTGTTTTTTTGACAAATATTTTCTTTGTCACGTTTGTTTTTTTAACACCTGGTTGGTCACAAGAAATTCTTCACTCTGGTTCTAAAGGTTATAGTTTGTTGGAGTTGGGGTTAGGTATAGGGACGTTTATAGGGGCGTTTGCATCTGGCTGGTTATCAAAATTTCTCAATATTAAGCGTGGAGAAATTCTTGCCTTTTTATTTCAAAGTACAATTGTATTTTTTCCGATATTCCCCATTCTAAGCGTCAATATTTTTATACTCTTTTTATACGGAATTGGTTCAGGTCTAGCAAATGCATATACAATGACTTTAATTCAACATATTATCCCAGATCACCAGAGAGGAAGAGCTTTTGGCACATTGATGTCAATAATGGGAGGCGTTGTTCCGGTTGGGACATTCATATGTGGTCTTTTAGTAAAGTATATCGGATTAACTGGAGTTTTTTGGATGTCAGGTATCGTTTGCTCAATTGGAGCATTGATACTAGCATTAACATTTAAGTTTATTCCTATAAAAGAGCAAGATAATAAAAACTTACTAACACAAGTTGAATGA
- a CDS encoding amino acid permease gives MAENKKIGLWILTALVIGNMVGSGIFMLPRTLAEAASPLGVLLGWGLTGLGVLLVAFVFGSLAVRKPELTGGPQIYAKELFTKDSKTSIISGFMSSWGYWIGNVAGNTAIITTFASYLSTFFPILNSTKVIFKMGSFTLYLGNLFIFIVCSLLLWGLHFIILKGMDGAGKLNFVATAAKVIGFILFIVIALFAFEKSNLLPMNAPRFDGAGNSIPLLGQMNNAAVTTLWAFVGVESAVVFAGRAKNKNDIKKATIIGLLLALGLYVGITLLVMGVLPQDQLIHSEKPLVDAIEVTLGPVGAYLLSGLGLISLLGSTIGWILLSAEVPYQAAKQKLFLPSFSKANQKGVPTFSLYISNTLTQVFIFSTISNSISSAFAFVIYIATLSFLVPYLISTAYQLKIVITGETYTLTKERWIDGGIAVLATIYSAWVIFAGTSDLKTFLFGVALLVSGLFFYPLLREKSNSEAKQNIA, from the coding sequence ATGGCTGAAAATAAAAAAATAGGTTTATGGATACTAACCGCTTTAGTTATTGGTAACATGGTAGGATCCGGTATTTTTATGTTACCAAGAACATTGGCTGAAGCAGCTAGCCCCCTCGGTGTCTTACTTGGCTGGGGTTTAACCGGGCTAGGTGTATTACTAGTTGCTTTTGTATTTGGTAGTTTAGCCGTTCGAAAACCAGAACTAACGGGCGGTCCACAAATATATGCGAAAGAATTATTTACAAAAGACTCCAAAACGTCCATCATCTCAGGATTCATGTCGTCATGGGGCTATTGGATTGGAAATGTTGCTGGAAATACAGCGATTATCACCACTTTTGCTAGTTACTTATCTACTTTTTTTCCTATTTTAAATAGTACAAAAGTCATCTTTAAAATGGGATCATTTACTCTTTATTTAGGAAATCTCTTCATTTTCATTGTCTGTTCTCTTCTCTTATGGGGACTACATTTTATTATTTTAAAAGGGATGGATGGAGCTGGAAAACTAAACTTTGTTGCAACAGCGGCCAAAGTTATTGGATTTATCCTTTTCATTGTCATCGCGCTTTTTGCCTTTGAAAAAAGTAATCTACTACCAATGAATGCACCGCGATTTGATGGAGCTGGAAATTCCATTCCTTTACTTGGCCAAATGAATAATGCAGCTGTTACAACGTTATGGGCGTTTGTAGGTGTAGAGTCTGCCGTTGTTTTTGCAGGTAGAGCGAAAAACAAGAATGATATAAAAAAAGCAACAATTATCGGCCTACTTTTAGCGCTTGGACTTTACGTAGGAATTACTTTACTCGTAATGGGTGTTTTACCACAAGATCAACTCATCCATTCAGAAAAACCATTAGTTGATGCGATTGAAGTCACCTTAGGACCTGTTGGCGCCTATCTTTTATCTGGTCTTGGATTAATTAGTTTACTCGGCTCAACCATTGGCTGGATTTTACTTAGTGCGGAAGTGCCTTATCAAGCTGCAAAACAAAAATTATTTTTACCAAGCTTTTCGAAAGCAAATCAAAAGGGCGTTCCAACTTTCTCGTTATACATTTCAAACACGTTAACACAAGTCTTTATTTTTTCTACGATTTCAAACTCGATTTCGAGCGCTTTTGCTTTTGTTATTTATATTGCAACTCTTTCGTTCCTTGTACCATATTTAATTTCAACTGCATATCAACTAAAAATTGTCATTACTGGTGAAACATATACATTAACGAAAGAAAGATGGATCGATGGAGGCATCGCCGTACTGGCAACAATCTATTCCGCTTGGGTTATTTTTGCAGGAACTAGTGATTTAAAAACATTCCTATTTGGTGTGGCTCTACTCGTCAGTGGCTTATTTTTCTATCCACTACTCCGTGAAAAATCGAATTCGGAAGCAAAACAAAATATTGCATAA
- a CDS encoding hydroxymethylglutaryl-CoA reductase, degradative, with the protein MEKNYLHKFYKKTRLERIDALRKAKVISEEDANLLKNGLSIPSEVANNMIENQIGIYELPLGAAMNFLIDGKEYIVPMAIEEPSVVAAASSAAKIINKAGGFKTDIQNRTMIGQIALKDVANVKEAEHIILEHKANILQIANEAKPSIVKRGGGAKNLIVRILPAEEPFNTPDFLVVHLQIETLEAMGANIINTMNEAVKPYLEKLTGGTALMGILSNYTTECLATAKCRIPVTLLERGEFTGEEVRDRIIEATQFAYVDPYRAATHNKGIMNGIDAVVIASGNDWRAIEAGAHAYAARSGQYRSLSTWSKAENGDLIGSLTIPLPVGAVGGQISIHPAAQFNKRLMGYENAKELESIIVSVGLGQNFSAMKALVTEGIQKGHMSLHVKSIAISAGAKDTEIEVVSERLKQSKTMDIETAKNILKEIRKNKA; encoded by the coding sequence ATGGAGAAAAACTACCTACATAAGTTTTACAAAAAAACGCGACTAGAGCGGATTGATGCGTTAAGAAAAGCTAAGGTGATTTCTGAAGAAGATGCAAATTTATTAAAAAATGGCTTATCGATACCGAGTGAAGTTGCCAACAATATGATTGAGAATCAGATTGGCATATATGAATTACCACTTGGAGCAGCCATGAATTTTTTAATAGACGGGAAAGAATATATTGTTCCAATGGCAATTGAGGAGCCTTCTGTTGTTGCAGCAGCTAGTTCTGCAGCGAAAATTATCAATAAAGCAGGTGGTTTCAAGACGGATATTCAAAACCGTACGATGATTGGACAAATTGCTTTAAAAGATGTAGCGAATGTAAAAGAGGCAGAACACATCATTTTGGAACATAAAGCGAATATATTACAAATCGCTAATGAAGCAAAACCTTCAATCGTAAAGCGGGGTGGTGGTGCAAAAAATTTAATTGTTCGTATTTTGCCAGCTGAAGAACCGTTCAATACGCCTGATTTTCTCGTTGTTCATCTCCAAATAGAAACATTAGAGGCAATGGGTGCAAATATTATTAACACAATGAATGAAGCAGTGAAACCTTATTTAGAAAAGTTAACTGGTGGGACAGCATTAATGGGCATCCTTTCCAACTATACGACGGAATGCCTAGCAACAGCAAAATGTCGTATTCCAGTAACATTACTTGAAAGAGGTGAATTCACTGGAGAGGAAGTGCGTGACCGAATCATTGAAGCAACACAATTTGCTTATGTAGATCCATATCGTGCTGCAACCCATAATAAAGGGATTATGAATGGGATTGATGCGGTTGTTATTGCTTCTGGGAATGATTGGCGGGCGATTGAAGCGGGTGCCCATGCGTATGCTGCTAGAAGTGGACAATATCGTTCCTTATCTACTTGGAGTAAAGCAGAGAATGGTGATTTAATAGGAAGTTTGACCATTCCTCTTCCTGTTGGGGCAGTAGGGGGACAAATTAGTATTCATCCTGCCGCACAGTTTAATAAACGGCTCATGGGCTATGAGAATGCGAAAGAACTAGAATCAATTATCGTTTCTGTCGGGCTTGGGCAAAATTTTTCAGCTATGAAAGCACTTGTGACAGAAGGGATACAGAAAGGGCATATGAGCCTTCATGTTAAATCAATTGCAATTAGTGCAGGAGCAAAGGATACAGAAATTGAAGTCGTTAGTGAAAGATTAAAACAGAGTAAAACAATGGATATAGAAACAGCGAAGAACATTTTGAAGGAAATAAGAAAAAATAAAGCGTAA